Proteins from a single region of Bacteroidota bacterium:
- a CDS encoding ATP-binding protein, translating to MEKTFKQTQRNIARIVLFGPESTGKTTLAKDLARYYNTIWVPEYLREFARTKYNNGQELVYEDNMVIAKGQYQTEKMSLEGANKYIICDTDILQTIVYSHEYYGKVQNELEEFVKDNDQELYLLLEPDIPWESDVLRDRPNDRARMFKVFESILRDFDKSYSILSGHGEERLKNAIAHIDDFFKYNR from the coding sequence ATGGAAAAAACATTTAAACAAACCCAGAGAAACATTGCTAGGATAGTACTTTTCGGTCCTGAATCTACCGGAAAAACAACTTTAGCAAAAGATCTTGCCCGATATTATAACACAATCTGGGTACCGGAATATTTACGTGAATTTGCGCGGACAAAATATAATAATGGTCAGGAGTTAGTGTATGAGGATAATATGGTAATAGCCAAGGGTCAATATCAGACCGAAAAGATGTCTCTGGAGGGGGCCAATAAATATATAATTTGTGATACAGATATACTCCAAACTATTGTTTACTCGCATGAATATTATGGTAAAGTACAAAATGAGCTTGAAGAATTTGTAAAGGATAATGATCAGGAGTTGTATTTATTATTAGAGCCGGATATTCCTTGGGAGTCGGATGTGTTGAGAGATCGACCAAACGATAGGGCAAGGATGTTTAAGGTTTTTGAATCTATTTTGAGAGACTTCGATAAGTCGTATTCTATTTTAAGTGGACATGGAGAGGAGAGATTAAAAAATGCTATAGCTCACATAGATGATTTTTTTAAATACAATCGTTGA
- the pnuC gene encoding nicotinamide riboside transporter PnuC: MGEFWDILFSQYENYSNLDIALESFATVFGLFSVWFSMRENILVYPTGIISTAIYVYILYNVGLFGDMSINAYYFGMSIYGWYKWTRKTDESHYIPIRHSTKKEKLYSLALMVVSYVVLSFILKNYTSSTVPYIDAFTTSIFFVGMWLMAKKVIDNWIYWIIGDMITIPLYIYKGLTITATQYLIFTVLAIAGYIAWKKHLNKPRETLLG; encoded by the coding sequence AAATTATTCTAATTTAGATATTGCTTTAGAAAGCTTTGCTACTGTTTTTGGATTGTTTAGTGTTTGGTTTTCCATGCGTGAAAATATTCTGGTGTATCCTACTGGTATTATCAGTACTGCCATTTATGTTTATATACTGTATAATGTAGGACTGTTTGGTGATATGTCTATTAATGCCTATTACTTTGGAATGAGTATATATGGATGGTATAAATGGACCAGGAAAACTGATGAGTCTCATTATATTCCAATTCGTCATTCTACAAAAAAAGAAAAGTTATACTCTCTTGCTTTGATGGTAGTTTCGTATGTTGTTCTTTCTTTTATTTTGAAAAATTATACATCTAGTACGGTTCCTTATATAGATGCATTTACAACATCAATATTTTTTGTTGGAATGTGGCTTATGGCAAAGAAAGTAATAGATAATTGGATTTACTGGATAATAGGAGATATGATAACTATACCGCTTTACATTTATAAGGGACTAACGATAACAGCTACTCAATATTTAATTTTCACTGTACTGGCAATAGCAGGATATATAGCATGGAAAAAACATTTAAACAAACCCAGAGAAACATTGCTAGGATAG